The sequence below is a genomic window from Humulus lupulus chromosome 3, drHumLupu1.1, whole genome shotgun sequence.
GCGGAGCTCATACGGGGTACGACCTGTAAGACCCCATATGTctgatccaaatactcatgccagacaaaTAGTGGGAGCACTGAGAGAGGGGACATGGCTtgtatgcttctaaccagatgttagagtcgacaccaccagcACCTCTACGCCTggtaccactcctctgacattcgtacgaaaCAAgtggtggagacatcctcatggtatctGACcacgtactggagccaacaccactacccctgagaccactctcctgacagtgtacttgtgtaccatctggtcccctggaaccccatttccacatggaagggggttggaaaaaacattgtagGATCAtgccataagaaatacaagttcttttcaccattttctttctgcaactattctctaaatttttgtttagatttttgaagttcttcattggtaatctctatactttgatttttctaatttaacttcgttgacgagttcttaccgtcaacagggCGTTACAGCGCCCAGCCTTCAACTGACCTAGTGAATAACAGTCTTCGCTTTGAGAATGGAGGGAGATCGCTTCTCCAAGAGCCACGTCTTGGAGATCAACTGCTCTCCCAAGATAGCCTACAATAAAGACCTCTCTCGGACTAGGGAGGGGACGACTCTTTGACTATAGAAACCATAGAAGAATATTGATTCACTCTCTTTacactctcactcacactttTACACTCCGAAAAACAAGATTTGACTCTTGGTCACCGATCAAACATTGAAACAGAGAGTACTCTGACTTTTCTATCTTTATTTTTCTCTTTACTTTTCATCGCAAGTTTACTGACTTAATGACCTTCGATTGGCACCAGTGTTCCAAGGTTTTCACAGTCTTCTCTTGTCTTTGTTTGACAAGTTCTCAGTGCCCATAGACATTCATTCTTATCATTGTAGATTTTATCGTCTACAATACTAAATAAATAACAAGGTATAATTTTGAACTTATTTGTCATATACAAAGTATACTAAAATGGTATTAATTAAAGAAATAATATCATTTTGGTTATTTTACTTTTGTTAAATATCTATTTGGACCCTCTAGTTTGAAAAATACTTTTTTGGACCTCGTGTTTTGTAAATTAGTTCACAATAGTCTcctaaacttgattttggtcaaaatatttttttcatcATTCTTTATATACTATTGACCTGATAAACACGTGGATCTTCGACAAGCATTAATTTTTACAGGGTTATATTAAAAAATGGTTTGAGGTATGaaaaagtatttttttaaaacatagtGTCTAAACAGGTATATAGTATAAACAAAGAGTCCAAAATAGTATTAACAATAATTAAACAATATggtaataagtttaaaataaataacatagcACTAAAATGATATGATTCATTTATATTATTGTAAACATACTTGTTTATAGTAGGTTATGCATTTAATTGTAGAAACTAAAATGTATGTTACACTCACTAATTGTTTGGAATTTGTTTTGAAACTTCTATGTCAATATTAGGACATTCACTTTTTAgtctattttttgtttttgaatatatatattatgttttaaaCATTTTTGTAATTGATTGTTAGTAATTACTTTATGTGATTTTGTATTTTAGGTAGGTATGAGACTCAAAATAACATTTTGAgagtatttttataaaaatttaaattctttttattttctaattttgtTATACATTATTTTTGGAGAGTTGTCCATTTAGTTTTTCAATGAATGCTATAAAAACAATATTTATGGAATGAATTATGTTTCTTAATTAATGGTAAACTTATTAGCATATTTATGGAATGCTTTTATTTGATAACCATTGATTGTGGGAAAAATATTTTCCATTTACTGGTATACAATgtattatttttgtaatattatttCTTTGTACCAATAGTGTAATATCTTTCATCATTGTTGTATATAattggaaaaagaaaaaaaaacccgaAAAAAtgcattaattattatttctatatTTTTAATTCTCTTTTATGTGATTGTGGTGTGTTATGACAGAGttgaataaattaaaattataggaAAAATTTACAACGTGATTTTCTACCTTAGGTTAGGTACAACTCTATTTTGGGAACGTAAAtcaattataaaattattttttatatatttattttcatgacaaTTTTTATTGTAGTTATAGTTCTCTTGCAGAATTTTGCAATTTTTTGAATAATTGTCCAAAATTTTCTTGAAATTTGCTATGATTACTATAAACATCATcgttgaaaagaaaaaaaaattaacattagaATTGATTTACATTACTAAAATAAGATGGTACCCTACCGGTAAGATAAAAAACCATACCTTACTCTAAATTGTTCAATTTCCCCCTCCCTTGATCTAAATAAAAAAGGGCCTTCTGCATAAATTTGCGTTGTTATTGTCTATTTCTCTTCTATTTTGCTACCAcattaaattaagaaaattaatacaTATTGAATTTAATCAAGCAATACTTGCTGAATTTGTAAGACAAAAGAAGACATCTTCAAGTCTCAAATGATTATTAATGAAATTAGTATCCaaagttaattaataaataaagaacgagagatattatataaaaaaaaaaaagtaacttcTACATGTTTGTGTATggcaaaaattaaaaaacaaataaatgagCATTGGAGACAATGTAAGAACAATTTGCAAGTAGAAAGGATGGTCACCATCTCAAATTACAGATATGGGGCCAAGTTAACGAAGGAAAACAGCTAGAGTATGCAAATCAGCCACAAAGAACAAATCAATTATAAATTGGCGATTCGTTACAACGGATGATTAGGCAAACCAAAAAAAAATGCCTAAAACACAACCATGATTAGTGGAAAAACACCCAATCACTATAGCATACAACTGTTTTAATCTTTTTTCTCTATCAATGCAGACAcacatgcacacataataataaTCACACTGTAACAAAACCTGAGTTTACTCACAACtggtaattaaaaaaaactatcaGTTAGATTTGCTTCTATACTTGATCATCTGGACCAGCAAGCATGACCTGTcattgaaaatattgattaaGAAGTCTAAGAAGATGAAGAGATAGATACTAGTAAAAGCTTTCACCATTGAATCATCTTGTTCGTTCACTTTCATAAAAATGATATTATAAAGGAAGGTTATCATGTTTCCAAGTGTGACAAACATAACAATAGTTAGACAGATGATTActtgaattaaaaaaaatgttgggGGAAAATGtattgtttaaagaaaaatccATGACTCTCTAAATGGAACCTTTCAGCACCAACTATGTAATGACCAAAGTCTCTTGTTGGATAAAAACAACATAGGTAGCTAAGCAAGCAAATGTTCTGCTAAGAAGGTACTTACATTGCAGTCAAGAGCATATTTTCTGGCAAGCATAATAGCTGCATTCCTATCCCGCTCTGATTCAAATGTTAACGTGAACGAGAGCCCCTTTCTCGCTTGCCAAAACAATGATCTTGCTGCAGTATTACTTTCACCTCTGTAGCCGCATAACTGTAAACCAAAAGAAAGTAAATGTGGGGTTCAGTGAAAACCATACCATTACTCCATGCTACAATAGTATCACTTAAACTGAATGGTAAGGCTTGAAAGTGAAGTTCTATCTAGTGAGGAAATATGAATTATCTCAAAAATAAGGCTTCATTCCGACAGCTTTCAAAGCTTTCACCTCAGGTGTTTACTTTAATTTAAAAGAACAGGGTCAAAGGAAAAAGAATAATGCAATTTCCTCGCATATTCGCCAATACACTTTCATCTGTTCATCTTTGTGTGAATTATTTTAAGAGCTATACATGGCATCAGAATGCAGAATGCACTTTCATTTATAATACTTTAAAGGGACCAAGCACATCATAAACTAGCTTCACCTTTCCCTGTCCAACTATTTGTTGACAAAATGTTACACCTTGACCTCAAAATGTACCTGCATTGGTGCGGAATAAATTTCTCTAGCCTTTGTAATCCACCCTCTTGAAAGCTTCATTCTCATCTTTCCAACATGAAGTACATGTACGGAGTTCGATGAATAATTTTGTCCATTCATTTGGGAAATGGTAACCTACAAAAAACAAATGTTGGGTTAGACAAGAATTGAATCCTTAGGCATACACACAGGGACGGGCAAACATCCATCTCCATTTTGTCAATACTTGCATATAATTTGCTACAACAAGAATTTATAGGTTTACAATAGAGTTTTATGCTAGAAATTATACCATTGTAGATATTCATTGTTTTCTCTATTTCACGGAGATAAAACTGTGCTCTGAAATTTGTGATGTAACCCACCATACTAACCTTCTTCCCCACAACCTCTCAAACAACTACTGATAAATTAGCAATCACTTGTTGTAAACCAATTAGTGAATATCTTGGGCTGTCAAAATCAGGTTTGGAAATTACTACATAAGGATATTACATAGGAGCAGAATGTAGTATTCTAATCGATGAAAAGGGCGTCAAACATTTTAATCGATGACTAAAAGTTCTCTGTCAACACAAATAATTTGATGTCTTAATGATTGTTCAGTCACTTTCTCCAAAAGTTTAATATCCCACTTTAGTTCATGCCACGCTGATTCCTGATTAATGCAGTGAATAATCACTAAGTATACATATAGTGACCAAGTGTGGACAAGCAGAGCTACAGCATATTGTTGTTTAGCTTCAATTAATTATGTGTGTATTACAGACAACGGAAGATGATATATTACTTACTTCAACTTCACTATGGAAAAAACATAGAACTTCAAGTAGTAGAGTAAAGTGCAAGCAAGAAGAAAGAAGTAGAATCTTACACTAAAATCAGTATTTGATTTTTTCACAAGTGTCTCTATGTAACTTCCAAGTCCCGCAGCTGTTAAAAGTAACATAATTAGACCTTCTGTCCACTTCTCTGAGTAACAGCGTGAATATTGGCATGGGTAGAAAATTACAAGTATGGACTTAAAACTAGTAAACTGGACCAGATGAAAAAGATTTGAGAGCTGACCAGAATCAATGGGACCAGCAGTCATTACTGAGACTTTTTGGCCATTTGAAATGATGTCTGCTTGTAGGATTCTTCCAACATCTAAAGGTTCAGGAGCGTACATTGCTTTATCGGCACCTAGTGAAGAAAATTGAGCAAATTAGTTTATTCATCTATGGGACAAAATTATACTTCAAATGAAATTCATAatatcaaaaataataataataataataataacaataataataataataacaacaacaaaagATGGAATATACAAAGATAAATATGTCAGGCAATTATCGTGTTCTAGTAGAGATGGATTAATCAAGAATGTCCAGCTTTGATATAATTAGAAGTTGAACCCGAAAGTAAAAGTTTGAAAGACAGCTTGCCTAAGATAACTTCATCTCTGCTGCATTCTAGAGATACACGACACCATTGGATTGAACATTTTGAAAGCTGTGGAGCGTCATCCGAGCAAATCTGGATTCTAAGACAGGAACCCAGGATTCCTCCACCATCTAGACCATATAAACGAGTTTTGTTCTCCTCTGCCCTCTTGCTTATTGCCAGCTGATAAAAATGGGAGCtcttgaaaatcaagttcatatAACTTCAAAGTATTTTGTTGTGACAAACTGACTAGTTTAAACTACTCAAAAGATCAATGACTGTCATAAGAGACATTAAGAATGCAGGGAGAAAGGGGGGAAAAAGATGACAATGCCAGAGATTCAAAACCAAAACCTcatcacaatgtttaaataacaATTCATGATAAACATAGTATGTGAAAGTCAAAGAAATAAATATTGGTTATTTTTATGAGgttaaaataaaatattggaTAAAATATGCATGAAACAGTTAATACTGAGCTTAGTATTAATTTTTGTACTGACCATCAGATTAAGGCACACTAGCCAACATATTACTACCTAGATTTTCTTATTTTGGTCtaaatattttttatcattaatttgtTACAATAGCATAATCCAACAGTGATTAATCAGTGAAAGAACAATAAACAAAGTAAGGCAATGTATCCTCCTATCTGAACATAAACCTAAGAAATTCATAAAACAGTATTCTCCTCATTTGAAAGGAACATATCGTTATTTGTAAAATATACAGACCTCTTTCTGAAGCTTGACTGAAAATATAAATTTCTCCCTAATTTGAGTTCGTAGTGCACGAAGTTCATGTTCCATCTCCATCACCTGCAAGCATTAAACATTTCCTAAGAATCAAAAAAGTCAATTTAACCATAATTCTGTTTACAAAATCCTATCTTATACTCATGCACacaaaaatacattatatatataaatattcaaaGTAAAAAAAAGCAAAACCCGTaagaattttgaaaataaataaaatggaaatTCCACATAAGAAAAGCAAAAGCATAGAAGTAGCTGTATAAAATATTTAAACCAGTCAATAAATAAAGTTCAAACCTGCACCTTTGTAATTGTACTTAGTAGTTAATTCTTTGTAAATGTAATCACAGCGCATCACATAAACCTGTGGGGAGAAATAAAGTTAAGAACACCAAACCGCACCTTGATTGGCTGGTGCAATAATTGGATTCTTCTAGCTTCCTGAACCTCCTCAACTAATCCCTCAACATCCTGAAATTATATATGATCAAAACAGATACTATGAATAATTCATGTAGTAAATAACTAGATCAACTATGCATTGTTCATGTTTTCTCCCACTTATTGATTCatgatattta
It includes:
- the LOC133823266 gene encoding stomatal closure-related actin-binding protein 3-like, coding for MTKVSPEVVAVDMEAVLPVSADVSFVTNHFPKYKLGADNQILEEPKEDNNGPSLKEVIEEETTQLSEQHKRLSVRDLACKFDKNLTAAAKLSEEAKLREVASLEGHVLLKKLRDALEHLRGRMAGRNKEDVEKAISMVEALAVKLTQNEGELIQEKFEVKKLANFLKQASEDAKKLVNQEKSFACAEIESARAVVQRIGEALDEQARVSQASKDQAPDVEGLVEEVQEARRIQLLHQPIKVMEMEHELRALRTQIREKFIFSVKLQKELAISKRAEENKTRLYGLDGGGILGSCLRIQICSDDAPQLSKCSIQWCRVSLECSRDEVILGADKAMYAPEPLDVGRILQADIISNGQKVSVMTAGPIDSAAGLGSYIETLVKKSNTDFSVTISQMNGQNYSSNSVHVLHVGKMRMKLSRGWITKAREIYSAPMQLCGYRGESNTAARSLFWQARKGLSFTLTFESERDRNAAIMLARKYALDCNVMLAGPDDQV